The sequence below is a genomic window from Lolium perenne isolate Kyuss_39 chromosome 4, Kyuss_2.0, whole genome shotgun sequence.
tagatcgaaacaccttaaatagtccagaggagggcgtcggaggccagccgagggggccagacgacagggcggcgcgcccccctcctgggccgcgccggcctactgtctaggggccctgggcctcccccaggcttgcccttctggctccgtgagtcttctggaaaaataagacctttcgcataaattccgaggattttcctgaaagttggatttctgcacaaaaacgagacaccagaacagttctgctgaaaacagcgttagtccgcgttagttgcatccaaaatacacaaattagaggcaaaacaatagcaaaagtgttcgggaaagtagatacgttttggacgtatcaggtatcaacttatctaaataaagtctcttgtaaagagaaaaaggcataacactaacacccgctcccaaatcacatagatcaGGTCTAACATaaatattcttaatagaacaaggaatagtaggtatacctgggtcgcccaacttctttggaaccttgccattgaaagtgtaattagcaagcatagtggaaatctcctcattggggattttctttttgttagtgacaatatctttcatatactttgaataaggagacaatttaatagcatcagtcaaagggatttgcaagaataaaggtttcatccaatcacaaaatttattatagtgttcttcgtcctttgattttaatttcttagcaggaaaaggcatttgcttttgtacccaaggttccctttcattaccatgtttcttagcaataaaatcttctttagtatactttttatttttagcatgcttttcaggttcatcttcaacttattctttatcagaaacatcattcttatcattatcattttcaTGTTCATTACCAGTTTCAGTTtccgcatcagaaatagaaatactattaggatcattaacaggtttagaggattctacaacctttttatgtttcttcttctttttcttagaaggagcactaggttcaattcattgagaatcttgttcaactcttttgggatgcccttcaggatatagaggatcctgggtagagacaccgcctctagttgttacttcataagcatgtttctctttataattattttttaacaggtcattttgcactttagtgagttgatcaatttgagtttgaaccatttgaaattttttaacaagcatcttaacatcattggaggttctctccacaatatcatgcaaattactaatagcttgagaattttctattagatgattctctactctcatattaaaattttcttgcttaacaatataattatcaaactcatctaagcattgagcaggaggttttgaatacggaatgtcttccctagtaaagcgttgaagggagtttacctcaatcatggatgaagggggaattatctcgcataaatcttctatgggaggtaagttcttcacatcttcggatttaatacctttctccttaagagacttcttggcttccctcatatcttcatcatttaatttaatcaaacccctcttcttcaatattggtgtcggagttggtctgtgtgtagtccaatcatcatgattccggcctattttagccaataattcttcagcttcgtctggagttcttttcctgaaaacacaaccagcacaactatccaaatatgctctagactcaacggttagtccactataaaatatatcaagtaaatcatgcttttccaaatcatgtctaggtcgagctctgataagagagcaaaatcttgcccatgcttcaggcaatttctctccatcttcctggtcaaagctataaattttctgtaaagcagcatgttgagcactagcaggaaagtatctccgaaagaaaacattaagcaaatcacctggacttttaatagaaccaggaggcaaattattataccaggttttagcatcatcctttaatgagaaaggaaaaattttagcaacaaaataagtgcgcatcttaacatcaacagaaaacaagctactcatagaagaaagtttattcatgtgttctacagcactttctttttcagtaccacaaaagggtgtttctcAACAAtaactatatgagatagatcaagagaaaaatcataatctttatccttaatgcatataggagatgtggcaaatttaggatcaggagatagcttatatctaacagtatattgtgcgagaaactttttaatttttcttgcatcagtaatagcattgcatttatcaataaaatcatcattaagttccacataatcctcatcgggatcatcactagaataatcaagttcaggtgaattaacaggtgtagcagcattttcattaggagtttcagcattttcaatttatctagacctagcaattgtagcatctagaaaggatcccaatgaaccactatcatcaagcacagcagaaatattatcaatattatgagaattttcagattcagcagaagtaccagcaagtgaagcttgggcggtgaaacaagttgacttatcacagatggtgaatcaagggtagcagaggtattcagagttgtaccttttcttgtagtggatggtaatatggcgactttaggatcgcgagatttacccatgattgagaatttgcagcgaacaatatcaatccaagtgaacctccaaataaagctatgctccccggcaacggcgccagaaaatagacttgatgacccacaagtataggggatcgcaaccgtCTTCGCGGGAaggaaaacccaatttattgattcgacacaaggggagacaaagaatacttgaaagtcttaacagcggagttgtcaattcagctgcacctggaaacagacttgctcgcaagagtttatcagtagtaacagttttatagtggTAGAAGTGGTGAGAcagcagcagcagagtaacaaagacatcagtagtgattatagtaaacagcaggattaagatACTGTAGGCAtaaggatggatgacgggcgttgcatggatgagagaaactcatgtaacaatcgaagcagggcatttgcagataataataaagcggtgtccaagtacaaagcaatccataggcatgtgttccgtatatagtcgtacgtgctcgcaatgagaaacttgcacaacatcttttgtcgtaccagccggtggcagccgggcctctagggaatatactggatattaaggtactccttttaatagagtaccggagcaaagcattaacactccatgaacacatgtgatcctcacatcaccgccatcccctccggttgtcccgatttctgtcacttcgtggcctttggttccggacagcgacatgtgtatacagcttgcaggtaagatcataaaacaatgcatattatgatgaaataataacatgttcagatctgagatcatggcactcgggccctagtgacaagcattaagcataacaagttgcaacaatatcatcaaagtaccaattacggacactaggcactatgccctaacaatcttatgctattacatgaccaatctcatccaatccctaccatccccttcagactacagcgggggaattactcacacatggatgggggaagcattgctggtcgatggagaggcgtcggtggtgatgatggcgatgatctcctccaattccccgtcccggcggagtgccagaacggagtttctggtccccgagatggagtttcgcgatgtggcggcgttctggagggtttctggcgacttcggctTCCTTCTcgcgttttttagatcgaaccctttaagtagtccagaggagggcgtcggaggccagccgagggggccacacactagggcagcgcgcccccctgggccacgccggcctggtgtgtggggcccttgggcctccacctggcttgcccttctggctccgtgagtcttctggtaaaataggccctttggtataaattccgaggattttcccgaaagttaaatttctgcacaaaaacaagacactagagcaattctgctgaaaacagcattagtccgtgttagttgtatccaaaatacacacattaggggcaaaacaatagcaaaagtgttcgggaaagtagatacgttttggacgtatcagacgccaccgcctccatcatgctccgtgagtagttccccatggactacgggttctagcagtagctagttggtactctctctcccatgtacttcaatacaataatctcatgagctgccttacatgattgagatccatctgatgtaatcggtgttgtgtttgttgggatccgatgaattgttacattatgatcagtctatctatataagtttgtgaagttattgttgctgcaatctggttgtatttaatgcttgtcactagtgcacgagtggcatgatcttagatttgagctttataatgaTTGCTTAgactgtatctacaagttgtttgcacatgtctctatccggaacccgatgccccagagtgacagcaactgggataactggaggggaagacttagatatgaggatcacatattttcaccaagtgttaatgctttgctccggtgctctattaaaaagagtaccttaattaccagtagattcccttgaggcccagctgccaccggctggtaggacaaaagatgttatgcaagtttctcattgcgagcacgtatgactatatatggaaaacatgcctacatgattaataaacttgatgttctatcttaatgctatttcaatcctatcaattgaccaactgtaatttgttcacccaacacttgttattggagagttaccactagtgtagatagctgggaaccccggtccatctttcatcatcaaataatcactcggtcctatatgccattagaagtagtatcaactattttttggtgacattgcctctgtgttactgctactgctgctgtgtaactgttactattgctctcatattactcctgctttcacatcacccctgttactagtgcttttccaggtgcagctgaattgacaactcagttgttaaggcttataagtattctttgtatccccttgtgtcgaatcaataaatttgggttttacttccctcgaagactgttgcgatcctctatacttgtgggttatcacttgcGCTCAGCAGCACCATTTTGCTGATGTGTATGTGGAGAAGCAACACGATGCGCAATCCCATGTTTCTGAAAGAAAGAACTCAGATTACGGTATCCCCCCACCCACAATCGGACTGAACATGGACAATTTTATGTTTGAGAAGGCGCTCAACATGTGCTTGGAATTGGATAAAAATATCAAACACATCAGACTTGCATTTAAGTAAATCAAGCCAGGTAAAACGACTGTAGGCGTCAATGAAACTGACATAATAATTATGACCACTGACAGAGGTTTGGGCATGACCCCACACATCCGAGTACACAAGCTCAAGGGGAGCCTTAACTACATGAGTAGACTCTAAAAACGGCAACTGATGACTCTTGCCTTGTTGACAGGCATCACAAACTGAAGACGCTTTATTATTGGACACAAAAGGAAGATCATGGCGACGCAACACATGGCGGACAACGGGGGTGGCGGGATGACCAAGACGGGCGTGCCACTATGAAGGAGCAGCACGAACGTCAGTGAAAGCTTGCGGGGCGGCTGGGACATCAAGCACGTAGAGACCATGGTGATCCCGTCCTCTAAGAAGAATGTCCCTGGTGACTCGGTCcttaacaaaaaaatgaaaagggTGAAACTCAATAAAGACATCATTATCAATTGTAAGTTTCTTCACAGAAAGGAGAATACGAGTGACCGAAGGAACACGAAGCACATTAAGGAGGCGAATATTTTTAGAGGTGTGGGAATGAAGTGATGCCTTGCCAACGTGAGTGATGCGCATACCTGACCCATCAGCGGTGCGAACGTGATCATGGCCGGTGTAGGACTCCCGTGGGTTGAGCTTGGACAGCTCGTGCGTCAGATGATTTGTAGCGCCGGTGTCCATGTACCATGTCAGGTCAACAGGATAGGTCGTAGTAGCCCCATGCGTAGCTAAAAGCCTGCTTGTCATTGCTTCGGCCATCATTGACAATGCCAAGGAAGTCCTGCTTGAAGCGACGGTAGCAGCGGGAGACGAGGTGGCCAGATGCCACAAAGCTGACAGGGCGCCTTTGGCGCCGCACGCGGTGCACACCCAAGCACGGCCACGTCTGCCCGACGGGGTCTGCGGCTAGGAAGGTTGACCACCGCGAGGTGGCATGGGTAGCTGAGGAGAACCACCAGGGGGCCGAGGATGAGGGCCGCCAGCACCACCACGAGACGCGGCATTAGCCTCAAAATCCACAGAAAAAGTATCAGGACGCCGGGCACCGAGGCGTTGCTCCGTGTTGAGGAGACGACCATACAGATCATGTGGCGTGATCGGGTTAGTAGCGTCACTCCCTTCAATGTTTTTGACGAGGGAGTCGAAGTCTTGGCCAAGTCCCTTAAGGAGATACCCGATGAACTCAGAATCCCAAAGGGGCTGCCCAATGGAGGACAGGGTGTCCGCCAGTTCTTTCGCCTGGTTGTAGTAAACGGTCACAGTTTTATCCAGCTTGTGCAAATCAGCTAGTTTGTTGCGGATGGCATTAGACCGTGCCATGGTCTGTGAGGAGAAGCTGGACTCAAGGGTACCCCAGGCGTCACGAGAGGAGGTGGCAAAGAGCACCATACCCGCCACGGACGGAATCAGCGAAGACTGAATTGCACTGAGAATAGCCTGATCCTCAGCAGTTCATTGGCGATATGCAGGGTTGGCGACCGGCAGAGGGTGGCCATCAGCCGTGGTTAGCTGAACCATAGGAGGCGGGCACGGTAGGGAACCGTCGACGTACCCATACAGGTAGTAGCTGCGAAGAAGCGGGAGCACTTGGGCACGCCACATGAGGTAATTGTCGGGGTTCAGCTTCACAGCCACAAGGTGCGCCAAATGAATCGGTGGCGGATCACGAGCAGAGCCAGCGTCGCGAGGGACGGAAGGCAGGGCAGTGGGCGCCGCAGGTGGCAGCACCGTTGCAACAGGCGAAGGTGAGTGCGCGCCATAGGCCAATGGCGGCATACCGTAGAAGAGGGGCTAGCCAGCAAAGCCAGCGCCATGGGTGGAGGCAGGGGCTCCATGAGGCACCAGGGATGACGAGCCGTCGTGACGAGACGAAGGCGTCGAGCCAGGCGAGGCCATGAGCGTCGCGGAGTACGGCGACAGGACGGAGGCCTGTTGCGATGGCAGAAACAGCGACGAGGCGGGGGCCTGGTGCGGCGCCGAAACCGGCGGCAACTGCGGGGCATAGGGCCACGCGTTCACAGAGGCGGCGATCGGGGATCCGCCCGAGGTGATCGAGCCCACGCCCATCGGGGAGATTGGCGAGGGagcaagcggcggcggcggttgcccGACAAGAAGCGCCACGAGAAACGGCGACACGAGCGGGTAAGACGACGAGGAATCCATCCTGGGTGTCGTGGACATGGTCGAGGCGACAGGgagcgacgcggcggcggcggcgatcgtCGCAACGGCGCTAGGGTTAGCAGCGGAAGACGACATGAGTGATCGATCGCTCTGATACCATATAAGACAATGATTTGGGAACGCTCAACACCCCTTAGGGTCGGCGTCTGTTTATATCTATAGAGTACAGAAATACATGGGTACAGGTATAATACACGAGCTACCATATATACAGTCTAACACGCGCGGGGTGTGCGGCCTGGGGTTGGCGCCGCACTGGTCGGCGTTGAGGAGCTCCCCAGCTTCTGCCTCCACTAGGAAGAAACAAGAAATGGTAGAGCCGCTGCTTCCTccgcaaaaggaaaaaaaaagttgAGTTTGTGCCTCGCCTTTCCGTTTGTTGGCACCACTTTTGTTGCCATCCCCTTTTCATCTTCTTCCCTCACTTTTGTTCTTTGTTTTCGGTTGAATATTCCACTGCTTCTTCACATTGGAATCCCACCTCAAAAATACAGTGCTGCTGCCATAAGAAAAGCTGGTGACTTTCTCTGGCAGTTTCGTGAGCTTTACAAGTAGTACCTTTACTAGTCACAAAACAAACATTGCATGTATACATATACACTCCACTACTCAAAACATGGTGATCGATCAATATATTTTCTCTTGTAGGGTTGAGAAGGCCGTGCTGGTGACCTGGTGTTAGTCTTGCTCACGAGAATTAATATAAGATAGATCATGCATCGAGCTGCAAGAAATTAACAATCTAACTAATTGACAAGAATATAAGTATTAATGTATTAATCTACTTGTACAAGGACGGTGGTGTGTGTTGACGTGTATAAAGTAGATtgtctagccctttccatcagttcgaacttaacatggctagtgcatgaagcttaacatggtatcagagccccaggtctcgagttcaaattctggctttcacaatttattctaaattCCCCCGCAGCCTCTTGTCGTGTGGCGTGTGGTCCCGGCGCTGCCTCTTTGACTCTCTACACGTATTGACTTGTCTTCTCGTCTCCCCGTCACACGTGAGAAGGGATGTTGACATGTataaagtagattgcctagccctttccatcagttcgaacttttggttcaagtggctagtgcatgaagcttaacagtgTGTATCTGTCTACACGTATTAGACTATCTCCCCACTGATAGGTAATTAAGCAGTACAACCACACATCCATGTGTCTGTGGGGACTAGTCGTACGTCTTAGCAGCACATTAACTATGCGACAAAGAGTGACTACGTTAGCGCCCACTAATTATATATTTTCTACTTATTTGAGGCGACAACCATATATTGTCATTCTATCAATATGTGATAGGTCATATAGATGCATATGCTTCTTTGCGCATGTACTCTGCAAACTAACTGACCTTCATCGCTTGACTTGATGTGCGATGCCACTTGGCAGGTAGTTTTCTTTTCTTAATTAGCTTTGGAACAGATTGATCAAAGCGGAAGGCATCAGTGGCTGAAAAACCACGAGAGAATGTTTCAGCTCTACATAGGATAGATGATCTAGCGCTAGCTAGCTCTATTGCTTCTCATAAAACAACTCATGGCTTAGTAATGTCCACGTTAGGGAAAGCCTATCTTAGCAATACCATCACAGGTCCATCGTTACCACATGGACCGATGAATGGTAAGTGGAACGTTTACTTCTCAATCTTGATGACTATCATTACTTGATGTCATCTAGCAATATATCATACGGATGTTGTATGCATTTTCATAGAAAGACACCTAACCCTACACAGATATACCACACACACATAGATCATGGGTTAGTTAAAAGTGCAGTTGATAATTGCTTACCATACCACTAGATCACTTAATCCAAATCGGTGCATCATCTATGATTTGTGTGTTGATCAACTTGAGTTCACTCTTTCCTGAAGGTACACATGAGAGCTcactctatcttcttcttcaagacatacttgtcatggatttaatttctctcatgaccaATCTTTCAATTACTACTCGATTAACACCTTGGTcatcacttgatcttcttcattttctTTACTTTTCAACCTTAAAACTAGCATAAGGTTCAAGCATTATATGTGGACAAGACcttcaaatataactcaatgcacacAATAGTCTATAGGGATTATCATCAGTTTCTAAAACCACAGATGGGGGATCCATGCTCGTTCAATAGGGACGTACAGGTGAATCATGTTGGATTCCCCTTAGAAGACCACAAGGCGCAACCTCCATCTAAtcaactaaatcactccaaaattATGGTTGTGTCATCGATTGCTTGTAACAGAGAGTCAATGATGTGCCCCATCAGCCTTgtctcgtcttcatcaacaacatcaaTGCTCACATAGATTCTCTCCTCTCATCTCCTCCATTATTCCAAATCAATGCAACATCATCTCATTTTCCTATTTATCCTCCTCTTCAGCCATCTCCCAGCGCATCACACCTTCTTATTTCCTTCCATTCGAGCAAAAAACCTCCCATACACTATCATGGTCTACTTCGACTGTTGCCCACATCCAACTAGCTCTTCCACCCACCGGGCATCTACAATGACAACACACTTCGTATATTAACCTTCTCCGCGGGGAGGAGTCCCTTGTAGACTGCATGCACCTTCCTTCACTTGGGCTACGGCCAGCATTACAACCACCGCATCTAGGACCTACGGCCGCGGGTTGATAGTCCGCTTTGTCAACCCCCTCGACGCCCGTCTGCTCTACGACTAAAGGCTATTTTAAATTAGCAATGAGTAAAGGCTATTTTAGCTGacctactatatatatatataggccacgcCTAAGATTCGGTTGATCGAAAAATTAATTTAACTTTTGATTGACCTTCCATTCATGTTTCTCCAGCTGTTCATACATTTTCCCTTTTTAATCGGCTTTCTAACTACCCCTTTCTAACTAGGTGTTTTTAACTAGGACATTTTAAGTAAGGGAAAAGTGAGACTTTTCCTATTTGACGTCCAAACCTTGCGGGAATAGTGCACGCTCAGTGGGGGTGCATGGTGGGTTGACCCAGCGACGGAAGGGTTTTTGGGTTTTTCTGCGGTTTTCTGATGATTTCTTTGGCTTTTTTTTTCTAGATTGTGGTTTTTCTGCCATGTTTTTGGTGCGGTCGGgtttattttaaacttgtttagtttttctttttttccaaatttgattttttttcagATTTAAACATTTCTTAATCTGAACATTTGAAAGTTCAAACTTTTACGGATTTTGAACTTTTTTCGAAATCTAACCAAATTTTAAATCTGAACTTTTTAAAAACGAATGTTTTCTTAAATCTCTGAAAACCAGGAAAAGCAGACAGAATACGAAAAGCACTTACATAGTCACATGCAGAGCTGATGAAGCGAGCTGGACATGGGCTGGTGTATTCGGACGAAAGCCAGTAGCGTAGCACTAACGCGCACGCACTAGGCGCCATATAGGATCCCGAAAAGACATACATGGAAATTACAATTACAAAGGGAtggaaaaaataa
It includes:
- the LOC139830425 gene encoding uncharacterized protein, translated to MVLFATSSRDAWGTLESSFSSQTMARSNAIRNKLADLHKLDKTVTVYYNQAKELADTLSSIGQPLWDSEFIGYLLKGLGQDFDSLVKNIEGSDATNPITPHDLYGRLLNTEQRLGARRPDTFSVDFEANAASRGGAGGPHPRPPGGSPQLPMPPRGGQPS